From the Streptomyces sp. NBC_00390 genome, the window GGGCCGTGAACGTGTGCCGGGCCCACACCAAGGTCGCCGTCCTCACCTCCCCGGGCGCGGGCCCCGCAGAACTCGCCCTGCTGCTCGACGGAGTCCACCGCACCTTCGTGATCTGCGAGGAACTGGGCACCGAACGGGAACAGGTCACCGTCCTCACCTCCGACAAGGTCGTCGACCATGTGTGGCGCGACCCCAATGTCGTCATCGTCATCGGAGGCAGCGGCAGCGCCGGAGGCACCGTCACCGGCGGCTGGATCGCCGGCCGCGAACCCGGCTTCCCGCCCGCCCCGCGCGGCTGGGCCCTGCCGCCGGACGAGGCGACAGCCGCCACGGCCGGAGAGGGCGAGTGGGCCGGGCTGCGCGCCGCCCAGCTGGCACGGCTCGGGCCCCGTGTCGGCGATCTGGTGTGGGACATCGGCTCCGGCGGCGGCGCTCTGGCCGCCGATGCGGCCCGCTTCGGCGCCGCGGTGATCGCCGTCGACAACGACCCCGACGCCTGCACCCGGACCGAGGCCGCGGGCCGGCGCCTCGGCGTCCAGCTCCAGGTGGTGCACGGACGCGCGCCCCACGTGCTCGAACGGCTGCCCGAGCCCGATGTCGTACGGATCGGCGGCGGGGGAGTGCCCGTGGTCACCGCCGTCGCCGACCGGCGGCCGGAGCGCATCGTCACCCACGCCTCGACCCGTGACGAGGCGGAGGCCATCGGCGCCGCCCTGGCGGCCGGCGGGTACACGGTCGAATGCGCGCTGCTCCAGTCCGTCGAACTGGACACCGCCGCCTGGTCGGAACGGGAGCGGTCGGTCGTCTTCCTGCTCTGTGGCCGGCAGTCCGACCCGCGCCCCCGCCCCGTGTCGCAGGACGGTCCGAGGTAGGCTGGCCGATCGTTGTACCGCACCCCGGCGTTCGTCGATTCGTTCGTCAATGTCCGGAAAAGAGGGTCGCTTTGGCCCCAGGATGTGGTACGTCGAAACCGGGGGGTCGCGCGACGTGGCGCAGCCCACAGCGGACCGCGGCGGATCTCACTGTCGCGGTGGCGAACGACGGCGACAATTGCCTGGGGTCCGTGGGTCAATCGTGCCGCGCGGCGCACACGCTCGTTCTTGTTGACGGGCGTCAGGTGCGACGCGATCGGGCGCCCTGGGCGATGGGCGAAGGAGCAACCGATGGGCGAGGGGTACGCGCATGACTGACACCGGCCAGATCCCGGGCGAGGGGCTGCCGGAGAACGCAGGCATGGTGGAGCAGCCGGGCATCCCCGCTCCCGGCGCGTACACCTACCTCGACCCCTCCGAGCACACCCCCGAAGAGGACGACCTGCTGCTGATGCCCGGTACGCAAGGCGCCTGGAGCGATCCCCAGCAGATGCCCCCCGGGGCGCCCGTGACCCAGATGCCGACAGGGCAGCTGCCGGGTCTGCCGGGTGCACCGCTCGCCGAGCAGTACGCGGCGGCGGGGCACGCGGTCGACGTCCAGGGCAGCGAGTACCACAGCACCGCGTACCAGCCGGAGTTTCAGATGCAAGGCCTGACAGGATCCGAACAGTCGGCGCTGGACCAGCTCGGTGCGCCCGCGCAGACGGCGGGTCCGCAGTCCGTGGCCGCGCCGGACATCCAGCCCGTCGCCCCGGAGCCGGCCCCGCCGTCCGGGCCCGACGCAGCTGCGCCTGCCGCGCCCGAGTTCGTGGCGGTGGCACACGCGGTTCCGGGAGCTCCCGTGGACCTCTCGGCCCCGGACGTCGCGTTCGGCGCTCAGCAGTCCCCGGTCGCACCCGAGGTGTCCGGATACGCGGCGGAACCGCTGCTCCAGGCGCAGGGCACCATGTCCGTGATGCCGGGCGTCGCCCCCGACCCGCTGACCGAGGCGGTCGCGGCGGAACCGGCGCACGCCGAGGCGCCGGCTCCGGCGCAGGCCGCACAGGAGATGCCCGTCCACGAGACGCCCGCCCACGAGACGGGAGCGCACGAGGCAGGCGGCCGCGACTCGGGCTCCGTCGACCTCGGAGCCGTACGAGTGCCGGCGGCCGCGACCTCCGCCATGCCCACCCCGCCGCCCGCCCGCAGGCCGCTGCACATGGGCCCGCCGGTACCCGACAACTCCGGTGGTGTCGTGCGCTCCCTCGCCGACCGCGGCCCGGCCGACACACCGCCGCACGCCATGGTCGTACGCAACAACCCGGCACCGCCCACGATGGGCCTGGAGTACCTCGACGGGCCGCGTGACGACGCGGCGGTGCTGCCGGGGCCGCAGCTCGGTGAAATTCCGCCGCAGGCCGGGATTCCGTGGGACCCGCAGCCGCCGTTCGGAGCAGAAACGGTCGTGCCCCACGACGCGCCGGAGCCCTTGGCGGCCGCCGAGCCTGCGGTCGAGGCGACCGTACCGGCGCCGCGTGTCGGCGACTCGGAGGTCCCGCTCGCGGTGGCGGAGACAGCGGCACCCCTCGCCGCCGAAACCGCTGAGGTCCCGTCCGCTGTGGAGCCCGCGGAGCTGGCGCCGCAGCCGGAGCCCGTCGCCGATGTCCCGCAGTTCACGGATGAGACCGTGGCCGCCGCCGCGAGCGAGGCGGAGGTTCCTGTGGCCGAGGCCGCACCGGAGCCCGAGCCGGAGCCGGAGGTCGCGCCGGAGGGCGTGCCCGTGCCGGTGGACGAGGCCGTGCCCGGTCCTGAGGCAGTGGCCGAAGCGGCGCCCGCGCCCGAGGCCGCCGCAGAGCCTGTGGCCGATCTCGAGTCAGGTGCACAGATCACGGTCGAGGCCGCCCCCGCTACCGAGGCCGCTCCCGTTCCCGAGGCCGTCGTGGTCCCGGCGCCGGAGCCCGCCGCGGCGTCCGAGCTGGCACCCGAAGCAGCCGCCGAGTCCGCGTCCGAGGCCGCACCGGAAGCCGAGCCGGCACCGGACGCCGCCGTGTCCGAGACCGTGCAGGGCTCCGGGTCCGTGCCGGACGCCGGGCCCGAGGCCGCACCGGAAGCCGTGGCCGAGGACCCCCCGGCCCCCGACGGTGACGCCGGCCCCGCTCCCGCCTACGACGACGCCGAACGCGAAGCCGTACTGCGCGTGATGCGCGAGCGCCGCGACATCCGCAACGGCTTCCGCAGCGACCCCATCCCGCACGAGGTGCTGCTGCGCGTTCTCGAGGCCGCACACACCGCGCCGAGCGTCGGCCACTCCCAGCCGTGGGACTTCGTGGTCATCCGCTCCGCCGAGACGCGCCGCACGATGCACGAACTCGCCCAGCGCCAGCGGGAGGCGTACGCCAAGTCGCTGCCCAAGGGCCGGGCCAAGCAGTTCAAGGAACTGAAGATCGAGGCAATCCTCGACACGCCGGTCAACATCGTCGTCACCGCCGACTCGACCCGCGGAGGCCGCCACACCCTCGGCCGCCACACACAGCCGCAGATGGCGCCGTACTCGTCGGCGCTCGCCGTCGAGAACCTCTGGCTCGCCGCCCGCGCCGAAGGTCTCGGTGTCGGCTGGGTCAGCTTCTTCGACGAGCGCGAGATGGTCCGTGCCCTCGGCCTGCCGGAGCACCTCGAGGTGGTCGCGTACCTCTGCGTGGGTTACGTCGACGAGTTCCCGCAGGACCCTGAGCTGTTGCAGGCGGGCTGGTCCAAGCGCCGACCGCTGTCGTGGGTCGTCCACGAGGAGACGTACGGCCGCCGGGCGCTGCCCGGGGAGGAGCCGCACGACCTGCTCCAGGAGACCGTCGCCAACATCCGCCCGCTGGACGCGAAGGCGCTCGGCGAGGCCTGGGAGCGCCAGAAGCGGATGACCAAGCCCGCAGGTGCGCTCGGCATGCTGGAGATCATCTCCGCGCAGCTGTCCGGTCTGTCCCGGATGTGCCCGCCGCCGATCCCGGAGCCCGCGGCCGTCGCGATCTTCGCCGGCGACCACGGCGTGCACGCCCAGGGCGTCACGGCCTGGCCCCAGGAGGTGACGGCCCAGATGGTCGCCAACTTCCTCGGCGGCGGCGCGGTGTGCAACGCGTTCGCCAACCAGGTCGGCGCCGAGGTCTGCGTCATCGACGTGGGCGTCGCCGGAGACCTGCCCGCCACCCCCGGCCTGCTGCCGCGCAAGGTCAGGCCGGGTACGTCCGACTTCACGACCGGTCCCGCGCTCACCCGCGAGGAAGCGCTCACCGCGATCGAGGTCGGCATCGAGACGGCCCGCGACCTGGTTGCCGCCGGCAACAAGGCACTGCTCACAGGTGAGATGGGCATCGCCAACACCACCACCTCGGCGGCGCTGATCTCGGTCTACACGGACGCGGACCCGACGGAGATCACCGGGCGGGGCACGGGCATCAACGACGAGATGCACGCGCGCAAGGTGGACGTGGTCCGCCGCGCACTCGAACTTCACCGGCCGGACCCCGCCGATCCCATCGGCGTACTGGCCTCGGTCGGCGGCCTGGAGCACGCCGCGCTCGTCGGCTTCATCCTCGGCGGAGCCTCCCTGCGTACACCGGTCGTCCTCGACGGCGTCAGCGCCGGCGCCGCGGCGCTGGTCGCCCGCGCGATCGCTCCG encodes:
- the cbiE gene encoding precorrin-6y C5,15-methyltransferase (decarboxylating) subunit CbiE — translated: MADRVTVIGWDGSPLTQAARSALTAATLVAGAAHHLALPEVPPRAERIRLGSVDLAARRIAGHRGSAVVLADGDPGFFGVVRTLRAPEHGLEVEVVPAVSAVAAAFARAGMPWDDAQIVVAHGRTLRRAVNVCRAHTKVAVLTSPGAGPAELALLLDGVHRTFVICEELGTEREQVTVLTSDKVVDHVWRDPNVVIVIGGSGSAGGTVTGGWIAGREPGFPPAPRGWALPPDEATAATAGEGEWAGLRAAQLARLGPRVGDLVWDIGSGGGALAADAARFGAAVIAVDNDPDACTRTEAAGRRLGVQLQVVHGRAPHVLERLPEPDVVRIGGGGVPVVTAVADRRPERIVTHASTRDEAEAIGAALAAGGYTVECALLQSVELDTAAWSERERSVVFLLCGRQSDPRPRPVSQDGPR
- the cobT gene encoding nicotinate-nucleotide--dimethylbenzimidazole phosphoribosyltransferase; this encodes MTDTGQIPGEGLPENAGMVEQPGIPAPGAYTYLDPSEHTPEEDDLLLMPGTQGAWSDPQQMPPGAPVTQMPTGQLPGLPGAPLAEQYAAAGHAVDVQGSEYHSTAYQPEFQMQGLTGSEQSALDQLGAPAQTAGPQSVAAPDIQPVAPEPAPPSGPDAAAPAAPEFVAVAHAVPGAPVDLSAPDVAFGAQQSPVAPEVSGYAAEPLLQAQGTMSVMPGVAPDPLTEAVAAEPAHAEAPAPAQAAQEMPVHETPAHETGAHEAGGRDSGSVDLGAVRVPAAATSAMPTPPPARRPLHMGPPVPDNSGGVVRSLADRGPADTPPHAMVVRNNPAPPTMGLEYLDGPRDDAAVLPGPQLGEIPPQAGIPWDPQPPFGAETVVPHDAPEPLAAAEPAVEATVPAPRVGDSEVPLAVAETAAPLAAETAEVPSAVEPAELAPQPEPVADVPQFTDETVAAAASEAEVPVAEAAPEPEPEPEVAPEGVPVPVDEAVPGPEAVAEAAPAPEAAAEPVADLESGAQITVEAAPATEAAPVPEAVVVPAPEPAAASELAPEAAAESASEAAPEAEPAPDAAVSETVQGSGSVPDAGPEAAPEAVAEDPPAPDGDAGPAPAYDDAEREAVLRVMRERRDIRNGFRSDPIPHEVLLRVLEAAHTAPSVGHSQPWDFVVIRSAETRRTMHELAQRQREAYAKSLPKGRAKQFKELKIEAILDTPVNIVVTADSTRGGRHTLGRHTQPQMAPYSSALAVENLWLAARAEGLGVGWVSFFDEREMVRALGLPEHLEVVAYLCVGYVDEFPQDPELLQAGWSKRRPLSWVVHEETYGRRALPGEEPHDLLQETVANIRPLDAKALGEAWERQKRMTKPAGALGMLEIISAQLSGLSRMCPPPIPEPAAVAIFAGDHGVHAQGVTAWPQEVTAQMVANFLGGGAVCNAFANQVGAEVCVIDVGVAGDLPATPGLLPRKVRPGTSDFTTGPALTREEALTAIEVGIETARDLVAAGNKALLTGEMGIANTTTSAALISVYTDADPTEITGRGTGINDEMHARKVDVVRRALELHRPDPADPIGVLASVGGLEHAALVGFILGGASLRTPVVLDGVSAGAAALVARAIAPEALAACIAGHRSAEPGHVAALNKLGLRPLVDLDLRLGEGTGALLALPLVQSAARAMHEVATFDSAGVTEK